GTTGATGTCCCCGACCAGGAGACGGCTGCGGGGCTGGCCATGCAGTTCTCCTCCTCGGGCCGCATGGCCGTGTCCACGACCGTGCTGCTCACGCCCGAGCAGGTCGACCGGGCACGCGAGACGAAGAGCAGCTGGCGTCCACCGGGCGGCTGACGATGGTGGCCCGGAGGCTGCTGGCGAGGTCTAGAGCTGGAGGCTCTTGATCTCGAGGAACTCGTCGAGGCCGAAGGTGCCGAGCTCGCGGCCCTTGCCCGACTGCTTGTAGCCACCGAAGGGGGCCATGGGGTTGAAGCTGCCCCCGTTGACCTCGACCTGGCCGGTGCGCATCTGGCGGGCGACCTTGGTGGCCCGCTCCTTGTCGCCCGACCAGACACCGCCGGCGAGGCCGTAGATGCTGTCGTTTGCGATGGCGATGGCCTCTTCCTCGGTGTCGTAGGGGAGGATCGCCAGGACGGGACCGAAGATCTCCTCCTGGGCGATGGTCATGTCGCTGGTGACGCCGCTGAAGACGGTGGGCCGCACGAAGAAGCCCTTGTCGAGGCCCTCAGGGGCCTCGATGCCGCCGGTGAGGAGCGTGGCGCCCTCGTCCTGGCCCTTGGTGATGTAGTCACGGACCCGCTCGCGCTGGGCGGCGGAGACGAGGGGACCGAGGCGGGTGTCCTCGGCGAAGGGGTCGCCGGCCTTGTAGGTCTCGGCGGCGCGGACGGCGATGTCCTCGACCTCGGACAGCTTGGAGCGGGGCACCACCATGCGGGTGAGCGCCGAGCAGGTCTGGCCCGAGTTGAGGAAGCACTTGCCGACACCGTCGGTCACGGCCTTCTCGAGGTCGGCGTCGTCGAGGATGACGTTGGCCGACTTGCCGCCGAGCTCGAGCGCCACGCGCTTGACGGTCTGGGCGGCGACCTCGGTGACGCGCTTGCCGGCGCGGGTGGAGCCGGTGAACGACACCATGTCGACGTCGGGGTGGGCGGCGATGGCCTCGCCCACCACCGGGCCGGTGCCGGTGACGAGGTTGAACACGCCGGCCGGGAGGCCGATGTCGGCGAT
The Acidimicrobiales bacterium genome window above contains:
- a CDS encoding aldehyde dehydrogenase family protein is translated as MLVRDKIYVDGAWVASAGSGTIEVVNSTTEEVMGTIPEGTADDVDKAVKAAKAAFPAWAATSVEERAKYLTRINEGLAAKMDEIATLVSQEVGMPKSLSLLIQAGLPMMSFANNAQIAESYAFEETVGNSLIVKEPVGVVGAITPWNYPLHQIAAKVAPALAAGCTVVLKPSEVAPLNAFVLADVIADIGLPAGVFNLVTGTGPVVGEAIAAHPDVDMVSFTGSTRAGKRVTEVAAQTVKRVALELGGKSANVILDDADLEKAVTDGVGKCFLNSGQTCSALTRMVVPRSKLSEVEDIAVRAAETYKAGDPFAEDTRLGPLVSAAQRERVRDYITKGQDEGATLLTGGIEAPEGLDKGFFVRPTVFSGVTSDMTIAQEEIFGPVLAILPYDTEEEAIAIANDSIYGLAGGVWSGDKERATKVARQMRTGQVEVNGGSFNPMAPFGGYKQSGKGRELGTFGLDEFLEIKSLQL